In Mycteria americana isolate JAX WOST 10 ecotype Jacksonville Zoo and Gardens chromosome 3, USCA_MyAme_1.0, whole genome shotgun sequence, a single genomic region encodes these proteins:
- the TRMT61B gene encoding tRNA (adenine(58)-N(1))-methyltransferase, mitochondrial has product MRAWRGLRRAASSALSSGDGAASGGRPRRRAWETSLSPLERVRQLLPPEEAAAVGRCAAAAQAPPQTSPEKEEAAAPQVPSDAAGARPGPFRAGELALAEVRRKHNTTLKLLCRLVAGSTLASPGGILPHRDIIGQLPGQVLRTSAGARLLLRRPSLEEYVLLMPRGPTIAYPKDISAMLMMMDIHPGDTVLETGSGSGAMSLFLSRAVGPKGRVISYEIRNDHHNLAKKNYRYWRAAWEIGHMEEWPDNVDFILKDISTAAADMKSITLDAIVLDMLNPQSALPVVHPNLKQGGVCAVYLANITQVIDLLDRIRTCKLPFLCERIIEVTHRNWLVLPAKIKNCKSSQMVETQENIEEPPQKEYKENHIQDEVVLKESEYNESLSDDAETYCSVPYVARPSYWQDAHSAFLTKLRKFGPLLS; this is encoded by the exons ATGAGGGCCTGGCGCGGGCTGCGGCGGGCCgcctcctctgccctctcctccgGCGATGGGGCGGCCTCCGGCGGGAGGCCTCGGAGGCGGGCGTGGGAGACGTCGCTGTCGCCGCTGGAGCGGGTGAGGCAGTTGCTGCCGCCGGAGGAAGCGGCGGCGGTGGGGCGGTGCGCGGCCGCCGCTCAGGCTCCCCCTCAGACTTCCCCGGAGAAGGAGGAGGCGGCCGCCCCTCAGGTGCCTTCTGATGCGGCGGGAGCGCGTCCCGGCCCTTTCCGCGCTGGGGAGTTGGCTCTGGCGGAGGTGCGGAGGAAGCACAACACGACGCTGAAGCTGTTGTGCCGGCTGGTGGCGGGTTCGACGTTGGCCAGCCCCGGCGGCATTCTGCCCCACCGCGACATCATCGGGCAGCTGCCCGGGCAAGTGCTGCGCACGTCGGCCGGGGCGCGGCTGCTGCTGAGGCGGCCCTCGTTGGAGGAGTACGTGCTGCTGATGCCGCGGGGGCCCACCATCGCCTACCCCAAG GATATAAGTGCTATGTTAATGATGATGGATATCCACCCGGGAGACACCGTTTTGGAAACTGGCAGCGGGTCTGGCGCTATGAGCTTGTTTCTGTCAAGAGCAG ttgggCCCAAAGGACGTGTTATAAGTTATGAAATCAGAAACGATCATCATAATTTAGCTAAGAAGAATTACAGGTACTGGCGTGCTGCATGGGAAATAGGACATATGGAAGAGTGGCCAGATAACGTGGATTTCATTCTTAAAGACATTTCAACAGCTGCTGCGGATATGAAATCTATAACACTTGATGCA ATAGTTCTGGATATGCTTAACCCTCAGTCTGCTCTGCCTGTTGTACACCCAAATCTGAAACAGGGTGGTGTGTGCGCTGTGTATTTAGCAAA CATCACACAGGTTATTGACCTTTTAGACAGAATACGGACCTGCAAGCTCCCTTTTTTGTGTGAAAGGATCATTGAGGTAACTCATAGAAATTGGTTGGTACTCCCTGCTAAAATCAAGAATTGCAAATCGAGCCAAATGGTGGAAACTCAAGAAAATATTGAAGAACCACCTCAAAAGGAATACAAAGAAAACCACATTCAGGATGAAGTAGTTCTTAAAGAAAGTGAATACAATG AATCACTTTCTGATGATGCTGAAACATACTGCTCGGTGCCTTATGTTGCTAGACCATCTTATTGGCAGGATGCTCATTCAG caTTCCTTACCAAGCTGAGAAAGTTTGGACCTCTGCTTTCTTGA